The nucleotide sequence GCCAATCTAGTGTTGATTTTTACTTTATTTAATTTAGTATGATCGGTTAAAATGTAAACATCTTGATAGATCTCTAAAACTTCTGAATAAAACTTACGTAGCTGATTTGATGTTATTGTTCCTCTAGAATTTTTATTTTCAAAAGTATTAAACATTTTATAGACGAAGCCTCCATATTGAAATATACTGCTTAGCTCTGATGTATTATTTACGCCTGATTTTATATATTCAATCACTTTTTTTAGAGGTTCACTATCATCTTTAAACCTATTTTCTGGGTTACTATAGAAAGTTTCCCTATGATCTTTTCTATCATACATTTTTATCACCTTTCTCTTCTTCTGGTCTATTTTTTCTGATTTTTAAAATAGCGTAATATGCTGGAAACTTAATATATTTAAAATTTTTTTCTTTTATAAGATTCTGATAGAGCTCATTTTTAGCTTCTTCTTTTCCTCCCCAATTTCTATTTATATAATAATACAAAAAATAATCAGGAATTATAATCTTATCTGAATTACTTATTCTTTGTTTTTTATATGGGTTGTAGCGGTCCAAATCTATTAAAAAATAAGGAAATGATTTACCAATATACCCCTTATCCATAGAATTATATATCGCATTACCTATACTTAAATTTTCCTCAAACTGATCTTCACCTAAATTACCCCACGTCATAGAGGTATTGAATACAGTAATTTTATTTTTCATATCTTTTTTTGAATGTTCCATTTCTTCTTCTGCTATTTCAATCCCCCTTCTTAGGGGGAATGAGTCATCAGTGACTGCTATTCCCGCTGACATAGTTATTTCGGAGTTTCTTACCCATTTTCTAAAATATATATTAATATCTTTAGCAAAATCAAATATATTGTTTATTTCTCCAATTGCTATTAAATCATCTCCACCAGAAAAAACAATGTATATCTCATTCTTTCTGGCTAAATGATTAATAATTCCTGAAAAGAATAAGCTTATAAAAAAAGAATACGTACTGTACCTGCTCAGAGTATATGGTTTAAATCCAAATTTTATAATTACCGACATATTATCTATATCACTTTTAAATATCCCAAGATATCGATTTTTTAAATCTTGAGATTCATCTGATTTACCTAAAAGATCTTTTATAGATTTCACATTATTTTCATTTTCTTTTACTGGTACAAAATTTCCAAGAATTAAAAATTTCCAAGATTTTTTAGAATAATTTATATTTGAAGGTAAATATTTTTCAAATCCTTTAAATTCTGGATCATTAATCGAAATTATTTCTACATTTTCTAATTCTTTAGAAGGGGGGTTTAATGAATAGTGAAGTTTAAAAGTATCAGTAAAGGAAAATATAATATCGTCACTTCCAATTTCCTGTGTAGATTTATACATTAAATTACTTTTTACAATTTCTTGCCCAATTTTTTCTTCTTGTGAGCATAGATAACATTTTCCATCTTTACCATATCTCATTCCGCAAATTTCGCACAGTTTATTATTTGGAGAATCAGAATATTTTTCTAGAATAAAATTACTTTCAAATAAGTTTTTGCTTTGTAAAATTTCTTTATATAACTTATTTTTCCTAATGTTTACTTCATCATATAACTTATCTAAATCTTTAGAAAAATTTGTTTCTGATAATTTTTTTCCGTCATCTCTTTTTTTATCATTAGTAGGCAAATCACTAAATTTAATACTCTGCCATGCTATAGAAATATTTAATCCTCTAAATTCTTCCATAAATACACGCTCAATATTTTTTCTAAGTTCTTCTAGCTTTTTGTCACTGTTTTCGTTATAGTCTGAAAGTATTAAGAACCCCCCTGCAGAATCATAAAGTACATTAAATTCATACAACTGTAGTTCTTTTAATAAGTATGATACGATTGCATCTATAAGTATAGACAACATAAAGCTTCTTCCACGCAATCTTTTTGATGCTTTATCATCAGCTTTACCAGAGTTATAATATCTAAAGATAAAATTTTGTATCCCAGATAAATCACCTAATATTAATAAAAACTGATCATTGTTTCTCCATTTAGCCAAAGATATTGCAGCCGTTAGTTTCAAGTGATCAAATAAAGGAATATTTGGCTCTGAGTAATAATATGCAGAAGGAATCAATCGACAAGAATCCATTAAAATATTGGTTGCGGTGTTCACGAACTCACTGTAGTTACCATAACTGAAATCTAGTGTGTTTAACTTATTAAATGTATACTTATAAATATCATTATATTTTTGGGAAACTGAAAATGAATCTTTAGTGTAGCCAAAAAGTTCATCAACATTATCATTTTTATTTAATTGATTTAAAAAATCATGAATCATATACGGTGGGAAATAATCATTTTTTTGATCAGTTTTGTTTTGATCCGTATTAGTGTCAAAAACATTTACTTCTGAAAAAATTTTTTTAAGTAACTTAATG is from Nitrososphaerota archaeon and encodes:
- the csm2 gene encoding type III-A CRISPR-associated protein Csm2, translated to MYDRKDHRETFYSNPENRFKDDSEPLKKVIEYIKSGVNNTSELSSIFQYGGFVYKMFNTFENKNSRGTITSNQLRKFYSEVLEIYQDVYILTDHTKLNKVKINTRLAMLEPRAYYSNQRKYIPKQLVEFIKDSVKLIIESPNDDTWLERLERFKLVFEALIAYSKMGDKNVEI
- the cas10 gene encoding type III-A CRISPR-associated protein Cas10/Csm1; this encodes MNRYEDKDEVVLVLSALLHDIGKIQQKYNPGTTHQELSYNFIKNMANISDEAMKREIEDLVKYHHENEQYLSDSRKKDQKFIEKLRVLKDADVLSASHDRNDQPQGTESIKLLKKIFSEVNVFDTNTDQNKTDQKNDYFPPYMIHDFLNQLNKNDNVDELFGYTKDSFSVSQKYNDIYKYTFNKLNTLDFSYGNYSEFVNTATNILMDSCRLIPSAYYYSEPNIPLFDHLKLTAAISLAKWRNNDQFLLILGDLSGIQNFIFRYYNSGKADDKASKRLRGRSFMLSILIDAIVSYLLKELQLYEFNVLYDSAGGFLILSDYNENSDKKLEELRKNIERVFMEEFRGLNISIAWQSIKFSDLPTNDKKRDDGKKLSETNFSKDLDKLYDEVNIRKNKLYKEILQSKNLFESNFILEKYSDSPNNKLCEICGMRYGKDGKCYLCSQEEKIGQEIVKSNLMYKSTQEIGSDDIIFSFTDTFKLHYSLNPPSKELENVEIISINDPEFKGFEKYLPSNINYSKKSWKFLILGNFVPVKENENNVKSIKDLLGKSDESQDLKNRYLGIFKSDIDNMSVIIKFGFKPYTLSRYSTYSFFISLFFSGIINHLARKNEIYIVFSGGDDLIAIGEINNIFDFAKDINIYFRKWVRNSEITMSAGIAVTDDSFPLRRGIEIAEEEMEHSKKDMKNKITVFNTSMTWGNLGEDQFEENLSIGNAIYNSMDKGYIGKSFPYFLIDLDRYNPYKKQRISNSDKIIIPDYFLYYYINRNWGGKEEAKNELYQNLIKEKNFKYIKFPAYYAILKIRKNRPEEEKGDKNV